The following DNA comes from Glaciihabitans arcticus.
ACCGCGCCATCACCGTGCCGATCTACGGTCACGCCGAGTCAATGAACCTCGCGACGGCCGCCTCGGTGTGCCTCTACGAATCTGCGTTCGCCCAGCGCTCCTGACCACAGCCTCAGGTGTTACAAACGGGTTAAGGTCTGACCGATAAGTTGCCCCCCAAAAGCGGGATGTGGTTGGGTGGACAAATGGAACCCCTCGTAGTCGTCGACCATGTCAACAAACATTTCGGCGAATTACACGTTCTGAAGGACATCACGACCACCGTTCACAAGGGTGAGGTGGTTGTGGTCATCGGCCCGAGCGGTTCCGGCAAATCGACTCTCTGTCGTGCCATCAACCGCCTCGAGACCATTGACAACGGCACGATCACCATCGACGGCAAGAAGCTCCCCGAAGAGGGCAAGGAACTCGCGAAGCTGCGGGCCGACGTAGGAATGGTCTTCCAGTCCTTCAACCTCTTCGCCCACAAGACCGTGCTCGAGAATGTGACCCTCGGACAGATCAACGTGCGCAAGCGCTCCAAGGCTGACGCGACGAAGCGTGCCATGGAACTTCTCGAGCGCGTCGGGGTGGCCAACCAGGCCAGCAAGATGCCATCTCAGCTCTCCGGCGGCCAGCAGCAGCGTGTCGCCATCGCCCGCGCCCTCGCCATGGACCCCAAGGTCATGCTCTTTGATGAGCCCACCAGCGCGCTCGACCCCGAAATGATCAACGAGGTGCTCGACGTGATGGTCGGCCTCGCCGAGGAGGGCATGACCATGGTCGTGGTCACCCACGAGATGGGCTTCGCCCGCAAGGCGGGGCAGCGCATCCTGTTCATGGCGGAGGGCGAGATCGTGGAAGAGGCAACTCCCGAGGAGTTCTTCACCAACCCGAAGTCCCCGAGAGCGCAGGACTTCCTCTCGAAAATCCTTACCCACTAACCGGTGGGAAAGCACAGCAGAACAAGGAGCACGATGAGAATCAAAAAATCTCTCACCATATCCGCAATCGCGATGGCCGCAGCACTCACGCTCGGCGCATGTGCAGGTACCCCCGAAGAGACGGCACCTCCCGTTGAAGACGTGAGCTTCGATGCCGGTACCACCATGGCCAAGCTCAACGAAGCCGGCAAGATCACCATCGGAACGAAGTTCACCCAGCCGCTCTTCGGCCAGGTCGACGCCGACGGAAACCCGCAGGGCTTCGACGTCGAGATCGGCAAGCTCATCGCTGCCAAGCTCGGTATTCCTGCTGACGGCATCACGTGGACCGAGACTGTCTCGGCCAATCGCGAGCCGTTCATCGAGGCGGGCGAGGTCGACCTCGTCATCGCCACCTACACGATCAACGACGAGCGCAAGGAAAAGATCGCTTTCGCTGGACCGTACTACTCGGCAGGCCAGGACATCCTGGTTCTCGCGGGCAACCCGAAGGGCATCGAAGGCCCCGAGGACCTCGAGGGACTCGCCGTCTGCACCGTCACCGGTTCGACCTCCGAGGCGAACATCAAGGAGTACACGGACAACATCATCGCCGCGACCGACTACGCCGACTGCCTGGAGCCGCTGCGCTCGGGAACCGTTGACGCCGTCACGACCGACAACGTGATCCTCGCGGGTCTCGCTGACCAGAACGCTCCGGAGTTCGAGGTCGTCAACGCCCCGTTCACCGAGGAGCCCTACGGCATCGGTCTCGCCAAGGATGACACCGATTTCCGCGACTTCATCAACGATGTGCTCGAGGAGTCCTACGAGGACGGCTCATGGGCAGCAGCCTGGGAGGCGACGGCGGGCAAGGTGCTCGACACCCCGACGCCGCCGGCCGTCGACCGCTACTAAGCAACTGAACAACGAGTGGCCCGCCCGACACCGGGCGGGCCACTTGCCAGCCTGACCGAATAACTACCAAGGAGGTGACGTGGACGCTGTAATCGAGAACTTCCCGGTTTTTCTGGGCGGTTTCTGGGCAACCATTCGCCTGCTCGTACTCTCGGGCGCCGGTGCCATTGTGCTCGGAGTCATCATTGCTGCCATGCGCATCTCACCCGTCGGGGCGTTCCGTGCGTTCGCGACCGTCTACACCGAGATCCTGCGCAACATCCCGCTCACCCTCGTGCTGTTCTTCTGCGCATTCCTGCTGCCGTATCTCGAGATCAAACTCGACTATTTCGTGCTCGCCGTCATCGGCCTCACCGCCTACACCTCGCCCTTCATCGCCGAAGCGATCCGCTCAGGAATCAACGGCGTGTCCATCGGACAGGCCGAGGCCGCTCGGGCCATCGGCCTCGACTTCGCTCAGACCCTGCGCCTCGTGGTGATGCCTCAGGGCATCCGCATGGTCATCCCGCCGCTGCTCAACGTCATCATCGCGCTCACCAAGAACACGTCGGTCGCCGGCGGCTTCTTCGTCGTCGAGCTCATCGCCTCCTCCCGGCAGGTCATCAACCTCCGCGGAGACGCCGTGATCGCCATTCTTCTCGCCGTTGCCGTCTTCTATCTCGTGATCACCGTGCCGCTCGGCCAGGTCGCGGCCCGACTCGAGCGCAAGGTGGCGGTCTTCCGATGACGAGTGTTCTCTTCGACGTACCCGGGCCCAAAGCCCGCCTGCGTTCGCGCATCATCTCCATCGTCGGCACGATCGCGATCGCGGTTGGCCTCGTCGTCCTCGTGATGGTACTTGCGGCTCCCCGCACAACGGCCGCTGGAGCCGTCATCCCGGGCATGTTCGATCCGATCCGCTGGGACATCATTCTTGACGGGCGCATGTGGAACGCGATCATCTTCCGCGGTCTGGCCGCGACCCTGCGCATGGCTGCGGCCGCTGCGGTGCTCGCGATTCTCATCGGCATCCTGTTTTCCTTCGGCCGCACGGCGCGCTCACGCTGGATCCGTGTTCCCGTCGCCGTACTGCTCGAGTTCTTCCGCGGCATGCCCGTGCTGCTCCTCATGTTCTTCACGCTGCTGGTCTTCGGCACCGGCCAGTACTGGGCGGGAGTCGCCGGCCTCGCTGTCTACAACGGCGCGATCATCGGCGAAGCCCTGCGCTCCGGAATCCAGTCGCTGCCCCGCGGCCAGCGCGAATCGGGTCTGGCCATCGGCCTGACCCCCGTGCAGACCCGCATGATGATCGAGTTCCCGCAGGCCTTCCGCCAGATGCTGCCGATCATCATCGCCCAGCTGGTCGTGCTTCTCAAGGACACCTCGCTCGCGTTCATCATCGGCTACCAGGAGCTCATCAATATCGGTGTGCGCCAGCTGCAGAACACCTATGGCAACCGCTACTTCTTCACGCTCTTCTTCGTGGTGCTCGTCGTCTACCTGACGGTGAACCTGCTGCTGTCGTGGCTCGCGCGCATCATCGCGCGTCGCACCTCCGGTGGATACGTCTCACGCTGGCGTCGCAAGGAAACGGACCCAGGCCTCGCCGTCGTTCGCGCGCCGGATGCCGGGATGGGCGGCGGCATGAGCGGAACCGGCGGCGGAGGGCCCGCCTAACCGCCGCTAAACTCGTCTCTTGTGTCAGAACACATCGAAATCTCCGAAAAGTCGGTAGCCGACGCGACCGATGCCGCGCTCAACGCGATCGCCACGGCTGCGACGGTCAGCGAGCTCAAGGCCGTGCGCAACGCGCACGTCGGTGAGACCTCGACCCTTGCGCAGCTCGGCGGCGCCCTGCGCAACGTGCCGAACGACCAGAAGGCCGCGGCCGGAAAGCTCGTCGGCCAGGCCAAGGCCCGGGTCACCCAGGCCGTCGCCGCTCGCGAAGAGCAGCTGGCCGTCGCCGA
Coding sequences within:
- a CDS encoding amino acid ABC transporter permease, with translation MDAVIENFPVFLGGFWATIRLLVLSGAGAIVLGVIIAAMRISPVGAFRAFATVYTEILRNIPLTLVLFFCAFLLPYLEIKLDYFVLAVIGLTAYTSPFIAEAIRSGINGVSIGQAEAARAIGLDFAQTLRLVVMPQGIRMVIPPLLNVIIALTKNTSVAGGFFVVELIASSRQVINLRGDAVIAILLAVAVFYLVITVPLGQVAARLERKVAVFR
- a CDS encoding amino acid ABC transporter permease, which gives rise to MTSVLFDVPGPKARLRSRIISIVGTIAIAVGLVVLVMVLAAPRTTAAGAVIPGMFDPIRWDIILDGRMWNAIIFRGLAATLRMAAAAAVLAILIGILFSFGRTARSRWIRVPVAVLLEFFRGMPVLLLMFFTLLVFGTGQYWAGVAGLAVYNGAIIGEALRSGIQSLPRGQRESGLAIGLTPVQTRMMIEFPQAFRQMLPIIIAQLVVLLKDTSLAFIIGYQELINIGVRQLQNTYGNRYFFTLFFVVLVVYLTVNLLLSWLARIIARRTSGGYVSRWRRKETDPGLAVVRAPDAGMGGGMSGTGGGGPA
- a CDS encoding amino acid ABC transporter ATP-binding protein; translated protein: MEPLVVVDHVNKHFGELHVLKDITTTVHKGEVVVVIGPSGSGKSTLCRAINRLETIDNGTITIDGKKLPEEGKELAKLRADVGMVFQSFNLFAHKTVLENVTLGQINVRKRSKADATKRAMELLERVGVANQASKMPSQLSGGQQQRVAIARALAMDPKVMLFDEPTSALDPEMINEVLDVMVGLAEEGMTMVVVTHEMGFARKAGQRILFMAEGEIVEEATPEEFFTNPKSPRAQDFLSKILTH
- a CDS encoding glutamate ABC transporter substrate-binding protein encodes the protein MAAALTLGACAGTPEETAPPVEDVSFDAGTTMAKLNEAGKITIGTKFTQPLFGQVDADGNPQGFDVEIGKLIAAKLGIPADGITWTETVSANREPFIEAGEVDLVIATYTINDERKEKIAFAGPYYSAGQDILVLAGNPKGIEGPEDLEGLAVCTVTGSTSEANIKEYTDNIIAATDYADCLEPLRSGTVDAVTTDNVILAGLADQNAPEFEVVNAPFTEEPYGIGLAKDDTDFRDFINDVLEESYEDGSWAAAWEATAGKVLDTPTPPAVDRY